The genome window GCCGAAGGCAAACGACACCACCAAGCCCTCATCACCCTGGCCAGACGCCGCATCAACGCCCTGCTGCGCACCCGCAAGCCCTACCGAACCGGCTACCCGAGCAACACGGCCAACGCCGCTTGACAAACACATTAGGCAGCCGCCTCCCCGTTCGTGATCGTCCTCGGCTGCTTGCGGCGCTTCGGCCCCTTCTTCCGCTGTGACCTCGTCGCACCGAGTACGTCCGCACCGAGCAGCTTCACGAACAGGAACGCGATGACCGCGACGTAGATGAACAGCACGATCGAGTACGCGGCCGCAGGCCCGTATCTCGTCTCGATCGCCTCGTCCTGTGCGAGCATCGCGAGCACTTCGACCGACTCCTTACGTGGGCCGATCAGTACGTACGGCAGGTCGAACATCCGAAGCGCGTCGAGCAACCGGAAGAGCACGGCTACCAGGAGCGCCGGCTTCGCCAGCGGTAGCGTGATCCGGAAGAGCTGGGTCCAGCTCTTCGCGCCGTCGACCTTCGCCGCCTCGTACACCTCGTTCGGGATGGTCTGCAACCCGGCAAGCACGAGCAGGCCGACGAACGGTGCGGTCTTCCACACGTCGGCGACGATCACCGCGACCTTCGCCTGCCAGCCCTCCGTGGTCCACAGCACCTGCTGCTGCAGCAGTGCGTTCGCCACCCCGTCCGGCTGGAAGATCCACTTCCACAGCAGCGCGGAGACGGCGGTGGGGATCGCCCACGGCACGAGGATGCTCGCCCGCACCAGGCCACGGGCCTTGAACGCGCGGTGCATCACCAACGCCATCGCCACCCCGATGACCGTTTCGAGCAGCACCGTCGTCACGGTGAAGAACGTGGTGTTGAAGAGTGAGTTGAAGAACCTGTCCGCCGCCTCGCCGGCGAACATGGCGCTGTAGTTCTCCAACCCGACGAAGTCATCGCCTTGCACGACGAAGCCCTGCGCGTTCACCCGTTCCCCGGACTGGAAGAGCGAGGTGTAGAACGCGGCGATGATCGGGTACATCACGACGAGACCGAGCACGGCCATCGTCGGCGAGACGAGGACGGCAGCGAGCTTGCCTGACCCCTCGTTGTGTTGTCTTCGTAGCCGCTTGCCCGCGGCTGCACCGACTGCCATGGCAACCTCTCCTTGACACCCTGGGCCGGGCGGCGCGCTCAGGTCGTGCGCGCCACCCGGCTGACAAGGTTTCTCGGGACGACTACTTCTTGACGAGTTCTTCGAGTTCGGTCTCCAGCTCGGAGAGCGCTTCGTCCGAAGTCTTCTCGCCGTTCATCGCCCCGTAGGCGGCTTCTTGCATGGCGGTACTGACGTCGCCGTACTTGACCGCTTGCGGGCGCGGCTTGGCAGTCTCGATGGACTCCTTCAACGTCGGCAGGTACGCGTACTTCTTGGTCAGTTCCTCATCCTCGTAGAGGCTGGCTCGCGTCGGCGCCTGCGACGTCGCCA of Streptosporangiales bacterium contains these proteins:
- a CDS encoding ABC transporter permease subunit — protein: MAVGAAAGKRLRRQHNEGSGKLAAVLVSPTMAVLGLVVMYPIIAAFYTSLFQSGERVNAQGFVVQGDDFVGLENYSAMFAGEAADRFFNSLFNTTFFTVTTVLLETVIGVAMALVMHRAFKARGLVRASILVPWAIPTAVSALLWKWIFQPDGVANALLQQQVLWTTEGWQAKVAVIVADVWKTAPFVGLLVLAGLQTIPNEVYEAAKVDGAKSWTQLFRITLPLAKPALLVAVLFRLLDALRMFDLPYVLIGPRKESVEVLAMLAQDEAIETRYGPAAAYSIVLFIYVAVIAFLFVKLLGADVLGATRSQRKKGPKRRKQPRTITNGEAAA